One part of the Desulfonema ishimotonii genome encodes these proteins:
- a CDS encoding class IV adenylate cyclase translates to MIPTIPLEIEVKFHIADVETLRKCLIELGAESSGRMFERNIRFEDPENSLFSRKSLLRLRQDAKARLTFKSDPPETEQSKEFKVFRELEVEVSDFSTMNEILVALGFHDEQVYEKYRETFVLGETHFCLDAMPFGDFLEIEGPKTEIREMAHRLDLRWERRILSNYLAMFEELRQAFSLPFSDVTFENFSTVQADFADCFHHFEAGCQK, encoded by the coding sequence ATGATACCCACAATACCACTCGAAATCGAAGTTAAATTTCATATAGCTGATGTCGAAACGCTCCGGAAGTGCCTTATTGAACTGGGCGCGGAAAGCAGCGGACGGATGTTTGAACGCAATATCCGGTTTGAAGACCCGGAAAACAGTCTGTTTTCCAGAAAATCGCTTTTACGGCTCCGCCAGGATGCAAAGGCCCGTCTGACCTTTAAATCCGATCCGCCGGAAACCGAACAGAGCAAAGAGTTCAAGGTGTTCAGAGAACTGGAGGTGGAGGTCAGTGATTTTTCCACCATGAATGAAATTCTGGTGGCGCTGGGGTTTCACGATGAACAGGTATATGAGAAATACCGGGAAACCTTTGTGCTGGGGGAAACCCATTTTTGTCTGGATGCCATGCCGTTCGGGGATTTTCTGGAGATCGAAGGCCCTAAGACGGAGATCCGGGAGATGGCCCACAGACTTGACCTGCGCTGGGAACGCCGGATTCTGTCCAATTACCTGGCCATGTTTGAAGAGCTGCGGCAGGCGTTCAGCCTTCCGTTTTCCGATGTCACCTTTGAAAATTTCAGCACCGTACAGGCGGATTTTGCGGACTGCTTCCACCATTTTGAAGCCGGTTGTCAGAAATGA
- a CDS encoding HD domain-containing protein, translating to MQSRWSQDLYIRAYRFAATAHQGQLVPGSVHPYILHLSLVSMEIMAALPSEPEADGDLAVRCALLHDVLEDTPVQYDQLRNEFGPPVANGVRALTKDETLAKHLRMTDSLQRIRCQPREIPMVKLADRITNLQPPPRHWNREKIRNYRLEAITIYDALKDASDFLADRLSKKIEAYRLFTCERG from the coding sequence ATGCAAAGCCGATGGTCTCAGGATTTGTACATCAGAGCGTACCGGTTTGCGGCAACCGCTCACCAGGGACAGCTTGTGCCAGGTTCAGTCCATCCTTACATTCTCCACCTGAGCTTGGTCAGCATGGAAATCATGGCGGCCCTGCCCTCTGAGCCGGAGGCGGACGGTGACCTTGCTGTCCGGTGCGCGCTGCTCCACGATGTGCTTGAAGATACGCCGGTTCAGTATGACCAGCTCCGAAACGAATTCGGGCCGCCCGTGGCCAACGGGGTTCGGGCGCTGACCAAAGATGAAACGCTGGCAAAGCATCTGCGGATGACCGACAGCCTGCAACGCATCAGATGCCAGCCCCGGGAAATCCCGATGGTGAAACTGGCGGACCGGATTACCAACCTTCAGCCGCCGCCCCGTCACTGGAACCGGGAAAAAATCCGTAATTACCGGCTGGAAGCAATCACCATATATGATGCGCTGAAAGACGCCTCTGATTTCCTGGCCGACAGACTCAGCAAAAAAATTGAGGCGTATCGCTTATTCACCTGTGAACGCGGATGA
- the rplM gene encoding 50S ribosomal protein L13, which yields MKKYTYSAKKSDNLGKWYVVDAEGMVLGRLASMVAARIRGKCNPMYTPHTDTGDNVIVINAEKIILTGRKLDQKRYYRHSGYTGGLKEITAKDLLAKRPEDLIRFAVKGMLPKNKLGRQLVKKLKVYAGTEHPHSAQLPEVLELQ from the coding sequence GTGAAAAAATATACATATAGTGCCAAAAAATCGGACAATCTGGGCAAATGGTACGTCGTTGATGCAGAAGGGATGGTGCTGGGTCGTCTGGCAAGTATGGTCGCCGCCCGAATCAGAGGAAAATGCAATCCCATGTACACCCCCCATACGGATACGGGGGACAACGTGATTGTCATCAACGCAGAAAAAATAATCCTGACAGGCCGCAAGCTGGATCAGAAACGCTACTATCGGCACAGCGGATACACGGGTGGTCTCAAAGAGATAACCGCCAAAGATCTTCTTGCAAAGAGGCCGGAAGATCTCATCCGTTTTGCGGTCAAGGGTATGCTGCCGAAAAACAAACTCGGCAGACAGCTCGTGAAAAAACTGAAGGTATACGCGGGAACTGAGCATCCCCACAGTGCGCAGCTGCCTGAGGTTCTGGAATTACAATAA
- a CDS encoding enoyl-CoA hydratase, whose protein sequence is MQPVLYEKSGRIGTLTLNQPETRNALSLDVIHNMQQKFSDIAQDRDIAVLVIKGNGPAFCAGHNLKEFTDPSCDIHHFRRLFGDCSDMMQALHRLPQPVIAQVHGIATAAGCQLVAACDLAIAESGARFSTPGVHIGLFCSTPMVPLSRVIGRRRALEMLLSGRFVSADEAREFGLVNKVVGPDELDDATERWAAELAQYSPFTLGFGKRAFYSQIDTDEPAAYAYAQEAIAVNCLAEDAQEGIRAFLEKRKPQWKGR, encoded by the coding sequence ATGCAGCCAGTTTTATATGAAAAAAGCGGCAGGATCGGAACGCTGACCCTGAATCAGCCGGAAACCCGGAATGCGTTGTCCCTGGACGTGATTCACAATATGCAACAGAAGTTCAGCGATATCGCGCAGGACCGTGATATCGCCGTTCTGGTGATCAAAGGAAACGGTCCGGCCTTCTGTGCCGGGCACAATCTCAAAGAGTTTACCGACCCCTCGTGTGATATCCACCATTTCAGACGGTTGTTTGGGGATTGTTCTGATATGATGCAAGCCCTTCACCGGCTCCCCCAGCCCGTCATTGCCCAGGTTCACGGCATTGCCACGGCTGCCGGGTGTCAGCTTGTGGCCGCATGTGATCTTGCCATTGCTGAAAGCGGCGCGCGATTTTCCACCCCCGGCGTTCATATCGGCCTCTTCTGCTCAACACCGATGGTTCCCCTGTCGCGGGTGATCGGAAGGCGGCGGGCCTTGGAAATGCTGTTATCGGGGCGGTTTGTGTCCGCAGATGAGGCCAGGGAATTCGGGCTGGTCAATAAGGTTGTCGGCCCGGATGAACTGGATGATGCAACAGAAAGGTGGGCAGCAGAGCTGGCTCAGTACAGCCCGTTTACTCTCGGATTCGGAAAAAGGGCGTTCTACAGCCAGATCGACACGGACGAACCGGCGGCGTATGCCTACGCTCAGGAGGCTATCGCGGTCAATTGTCTGGCGGAAGATGCTCAGGAGGGTATCCGTGCTTTTCTGGAAAAACGCAAGCCGCAGTGGAAAGGGCGATGA
- a CDS encoding endonuclease/exonuclease/phosphatase family protein — translation MLSVLTLNLRFGLAKDEGPRSWSRRKAIFPALFEKHPADFMGFQEANDFQADDLRQLLPDYDVIGQRRPAPVFWQNNLIFYRKSWKCTHADHFFLSPTPDIPSRFRDSRWPRQCTLGVFQQEKRKLICINTHFDFDAGVQCRSAAIIMKRLSRLPAEIPAILTGDFNAPPSAPCHAIFTGKAPEDECEISCFRDAFKAPFPATHHGFTGERVGDHIDWILFRGNMTLKTSGVFQSAIDGIWPSDHFPLYAVFDF, via the coding sequence ATGCTCTCTGTTCTGACGCTCAATCTCCGTTTCGGTCTGGCAAAAGATGAGGGCCCGCGCAGCTGGTCCCGGCGCAAAGCAATTTTCCCGGCGCTTTTTGAAAAACACCCTGCGGATTTTATGGGATTTCAGGAGGCCAACGACTTTCAGGCAGACGATCTCAGGCAACTCCTGCCGGACTATGATGTCATCGGCCAGAGACGCCCGGCCCCTGTATTCTGGCAGAACAACCTTATTTTTTACAGAAAATCATGGAAATGTACCCACGCAGATCATTTCTTTTTAAGCCCGACGCCGGATATTCCCAGCCGCTTCCGGGACAGCCGGTGGCCCCGCCAATGTACCCTTGGCGTGTTTCAGCAGGAAAAGCGGAAGCTGATCTGCATCAACACCCATTTTGATTTTGACGCCGGGGTCCAGTGCCGAAGCGCGGCCATCATTATGAAACGCCTTTCCCGGCTCCCCGCAGAGATCCCCGCCATTCTTACGGGCGATTTCAACGCCCCGCCCTCAGCGCCCTGCCACGCGATTTTCACGGGTAAAGCGCCCGAAGATGAATGTGAAATATCCTGTTTCAGGGACGCCTTCAAAGCCCCGTTTCCCGCCACGCACCACGGATTCACCGGGGAGCGCGTCGGAGATCATATTGACTGGATTCTCTTCCGGGGGAATATGACGTTAAAAACATCAGGGGTGTTTCAGTCCGCCATTGACGGCATCTGGCCCTCTGATCATTTTCCGCTTTATGCGGTTTTCGACTTTTAG
- a CDS encoding FAD-dependent oxidoreductase — translation MNFLIIGGDAAGMSAASRAKRNQPDLNVTVLEKTTDVSYSACGMPYNIADPDREIEDLVVRQAQVFREKQGIRLLTGHCAEKIRPADQTVSGTAADGSDFSFSYDHLLIATGASPIKPEIPGVDLPGVMVLKTLDEGRKIKAFLKAHPVRKAVIIGMGYIALEMCEALHERGIRVDMVKPRPRLLPWMEETLSGVVREELESNGVGVHDGHVIERIEQAEAGLKVACPDLTLEGELVLIAIGVTPNSRIAADAGITPGLSDAIAVNKALQTSAPNIFAAGDCADAVHVVTGEKTWIPLALRANRGGWAVADTVCGKKTELPGIVGTAVFKVFDLQVARTGLTSAEAEKAGFEPAEVMIKSRSRAHRHPNGAPIWVQMVGDRKSGRLLGAQMVGREGAAHRINAPAVALHTRMTVDQFSQSDLAYAPPFGPTWDPLLTAANQLLKKM, via the coding sequence ATGAATTTCCTCATCATCGGCGGAGATGCCGCAGGAATGAGCGCGGCCAGCCGCGCCAAACGGAACCAGCCGGACCTGAACGTTACAGTGCTGGAAAAAACAACGGACGTCTCCTACAGCGCCTGCGGGATGCCTTACAACATCGCAGACCCGGACCGGGAAATCGAAGACCTGGTGGTCCGTCAGGCACAGGTTTTCCGGGAAAAACAGGGCATCCGGCTGCTGACCGGCCACTGCGCCGAAAAAATCCGTCCGGCGGATCAGACCGTTAGCGGCACCGCTGCTGATGGCAGTGATTTTTCATTTTCCTATGACCACCTGCTCATCGCCACCGGGGCATCGCCCATAAAGCCGGAGATTCCCGGCGTGGATCTGCCGGGCGTCATGGTTCTGAAAACCCTTGATGAGGGCCGGAAAATCAAGGCCTTTCTGAAGGCCCACCCGGTCAGAAAAGCGGTGATCATCGGCATGGGATACATTGCCCTTGAAATGTGCGAGGCGCTGCATGAGCGCGGCATCCGTGTGGACATGGTCAAGCCCCGGCCCCGGCTGCTGCCGTGGATGGAAGAGACCCTGTCCGGCGTCGTCCGGGAGGAGCTGGAATCCAACGGTGTGGGCGTGCATGACGGCCATGTCATCGAACGGATTGAGCAGGCGGAAGCCGGGCTGAAAGTGGCCTGCCCGGATCTGACACTGGAGGGCGAACTGGTTCTCATCGCCATCGGCGTCACGCCCAACAGCCGGATTGCCGCAGATGCGGGGATCACGCCGGGGCTTTCAGACGCCATTGCCGTGAACAAAGCCCTTCAGACCTCGGCCCCGAATATCTTCGCGGCGGGTGATTGCGCCGATGCCGTTCATGTGGTGACCGGGGAGAAAACCTGGATTCCCCTGGCGCTTCGGGCCAACCGAGGCGGATGGGCCGTGGCGGACACGGTCTGCGGTAAAAAAACAGAGCTGCCGGGCATTGTCGGAACCGCTGTCTTCAAGGTGTTTGACCTTCAGGTGGCCCGGACCGGCCTTACATCTGCCGAAGCTGAAAAAGCGGGGTTTGAACCGGCTGAGGTGATGATAAAATCCCGTTCCCGCGCCCACCGGCATCCGAACGGCGCGCCCATCTGGGTGCAGATGGTGGGCGACAGAAAATCAGGGCGGCTCCTGGGGGCACAGATGGTCGGCAGGGAGGGCGCGGCCCACCGGATCAATGCCCCGGCAGTGGCGCTGCACACACGGATGACGGTGGATCAGTTCAGCCAGTCGGACCTGGCCTACGCGCCGCCCTTCGGCCCCACCTGGGACCCGCTGCTGACGGCCGCCAACCAACTTCTGAAAAAAATGTAG
- the rpsI gene encoding 30S ribosomal protein S9, with protein MNSENTYYATGRRKTAIARTWIKPGNGTITINNRTVEDYFPTETARLIMMQPLILTNNQESFDIKIRVIGGGINGQVGAVRHGITRALIQADPDLRPTLKKAGFVKRDPRSKERKKYGQKGARARFQFSKR; from the coding sequence ATGAATAGCGAAAATACTTATTACGCAACAGGGAGACGCAAAACTGCGATTGCCAGGACTTGGATAAAACCCGGAAATGGTACGATCACCATTAACAACCGGACAGTTGAGGATTATTTCCCGACTGAGACGGCAAGGCTGATCATGATGCAGCCCCTGATCCTTACCAATAATCAGGAATCCTTTGATATTAAGATCCGGGTTATCGGCGGCGGTATAAACGGTCAGGTTGGCGCGGTTCGCCACGGCATTACCCGTGCATTGATTCAGGCAGATCCCGATCTGAGACCGACCCTGAAGAAAGCCGGATTTGTTAAGCGTGACCCCAGAAGCAAAGAGCGTAAAAAATACGGTCAGAAGGGCGCAAGAGCACGTTTTCAGTTCTCGAAACGTTAA